Proteins from one Acropora muricata isolate sample 2 chromosome 9, ASM3666990v1, whole genome shotgun sequence genomic window:
- the LOC136929407 gene encoding short transient receptor potential channel 5-like, whose product MAESFEDSSQTHTAPETIVEMAARSNRSKARGNFKFLDCFSYLRTLKKKGQEPEERQHERGQAEEALDDFIDSKKDSTSNSEWNIQRIKEEVTAESFCSCRDPIVMAFRVNNKLKELADDSPENTGFLTKLAEQTEDFAVELIDLVNDVKELSKDGKELVNTEDSGNVSTQQASMLSVLTDEAIVYSQKKFVAHPLLFKRVEIRWLLGLPEFFKRHLILLIPLIVIDTFLTPILLPIILIAFYRDQKKCRLRMQKSKTQVGCEEGDSNHNNCFEKALDIYFAYFNTPFVIFVKDRISQIVFIFLLCRVCVSTSSTEPRTEEYLIFIFFCGILLGEYRQFMEEPAKYFKDMWNYIDLLSLIVYILILVLRIAIMVHSGAHSSNRLLEIANYLYGFDTLLIILRFSCIVGLSSNFAPLQLAIFRMCVDLVVILVQFVFIIGAFSVAITKCYVAGKSFVEQGGEHAYRIDLLMKVTSDLMWSLFGQRDDKLMKAEAADDVSKYVVLAFYFVFLLLSTIMMINILVALLTKTFDNASSNAEIEWKFARAVIENQYRTMHGIVVPLNLITVPGLYLLRRGKEDARELEGKDRQKSYRSYYEKRLFPGITKSYKLKYGTSFPLSVEEKMDLLLDRLKDLPTGQKNAGQQGPSEDGACVQRTGVLKSIYYDTPDTFV is encoded by the exons ATGGCTGAAAGTTTTGAGGATTCAAGTCAGACCCATACGGCTCCTGAAACAA TTGTGGAGATGGCTGCTCGCAGTAATCGCAGTAAGGCCAGAGGCAATTTTAAATTCTTGGATTGTTTTTCTTATCTGCGCACGCTCaagaaaaaag GACAAGAGCCGGAGGAACGTCAACACGAAAGAGGACAAG cggaggaagcTTTGGACGACTTTATAGACAGCAAGAAAGATTCCACATCTAACAGTGAGTGGAATATTCAGAGGATTAAAGAGGAAGTAACTGCAGAAAGTTTTTGCTCGTGCAGAGATCCAATAGTTATGGCATTCAGG GTTAACAACAAACTGAAAGAATTAGCGGACGACTCCCCTGAAAATACTGGTTTTCTCACGAAGCTTGCTGAGCAGACTGAGGACTTTGCTGTGGAGTTAATAGATCTAGTGAATGATGTAAAGGAGCTGAGTAAGGATGGAAAGGAGCTGGTGAATACCGAGGATTCAGGCAACGTGAGCACCCAGCAGGCATCGATGTTAAGTGTTTTGACAGACGAGGCTATCGTCTACTCACAAAAGAAG TTTGTGGCCCACCCATTGTTGTTCAAGAGAGTCGAAATAAGATGGTTGCTTGGGTTGCCAGAATTTTTCAAGCGTCACCTTATTCTTCTGATACCTTTGATTGTCATTGATACATTCCTGACGCCAATACTGCTGCCCATCATTTTAATTGCCTTCTACAGAGACCAAAAGAAg TGCCGTCTTCGCATGCAGAAGTCGAAAACCCAAGTTGGATGCGAGGAAGGGGACTCAAACCATAACAATTGTTTCGAGAAAGCATTAG ACATATACTTTGCCTATTTCAACACTCCTTTCGTGATCTTTGTCAAGGACAGAATAAGTCAGATCGTCTTTATCTTTCTTCTGTGTCGTGTCTGCGTTTCGACTTCAAGTACTGAACCAAGAACGGAGGAATATTTGATTTTCATCTTCTTCTGTGGCATACTTTTGGGTGAATATCGGCAGTTCATGGAAGAGCCCGCAAAGTACTTCAA AGACATGTGGAATTACATCGATCTACTGTCGCTGATCGTTTATATCTTAATCCTTGTTTTGAGGATCGCAATCATGGTTCACAGTGGAGCTCATTCCAGTAATCGTTTATTGGAAATTGCCAATTACTTGTATGGTTTCGACACTTTGTTAATAATCCTACGATTTTCTTGTATCGTTGGGCTGAGTTCTAATTTTGCTCCACTTCAGCTTGCCATCTTTCGGATGTGTGTTGATCTGGTTGTTATTCTCGTCCAATTCGTGTTCATTATTGGTGCATTCTCGGTAGCAATTACCAAGTGTTATGTCGCTGGAAAATCATTCGTTGAACAAGGCGGAGAGCACGCTTA TCGGATAGATCTCCTTATGAAGGTGACAAGCGACCTGATGTGGTCTTTGTTTGGCCAGCGCGATGACAAACTTATGAAAGCTGAAGCTGCCGATGATGTCTCCAAATACGTTGTGCTGGCCTTTTACTTCGTGTTTTTACTCTTATCCACCATTATGATGATCAACATATTGGTAGCTTTGCTCACAAAGACATTTGACAACGCCTCG AGCAACGCGGAAATAGAATGGAAATTTGCAAGAGCCGTTATTGAGAACCAATACCGCACGATGCACGGCATTGTAGTGCCTCTCAACTTGATAACAGTGCCTGGACTTTACCTTCTGAGGAGGGGAAAAGAAGATGCACGAGAACTG GAAGGAAAGGATCGCCAAAAATCTTACAGGAGCTACTATGAAAAACGCCTGTTTCCAGGAATTACTAAGAGTTACAAGTTGAAATATGGCACATCATTCCCCCTCTCAG TTGAAGAGAAAATGGACCTCTTGCTGGATCGTTTGAAAGACTTGCCTACTGGTCAGAAAAACGCAGGGCAACAG gGACCATCAGAAGATGGAGCTTGTGTCCAAAGAACGGGGGTTTTAAAGTCGATCTATTATGACACTCCGGACACGTTTGTTTAG